The genomic region GCATGCCTTTCTCAACCGCTGCGCCGGGTTCAACCAGTAGTGCTACCACGGTGCCGTTCATCGGGGCGGTCAGGGTTGATTCCGCCTCATGGTGGCCGTGGTCGATGGCGTCAATGCGGCGCCAGAACAGGCGCGTTTCGCCGCTTGGTTCTGCCATCACCACAACATGCCCATCGCGGCGCGCTTGAAGGCGGCGACGGTGGCCGTTTAGCGTGACGGCAACGGCATCCCCCGTCAGCGATTGGAGGCTAGCGGTGAGCGTTTCATCACCAATGGTGAGGTTCCAAAGCGATTCGCCGCTCTCGCGCTTACCTTCCACAATCACCACCGCTTCGTCGCTGTCTGCCGCCTGAGCACTTGCCGGGTCACACAGCGCAATGCGGATGGTATGCGGGGCATTCAAACGGAAGCCGTCATGACGATCCCAGGGAGAATCACTTTCACACTCCTGCGCCAGCTGGTTTAAACCAATCAACGCAGCGCTGGCGTAGGCCTCGGTAGAGTAACTGCGCGGGGCAAATAGCGTGGCTTCGTTGCGCTCGATAAAGCGCGTGTCCAGCTCGACATTTTTAAAGCCAGGGTGATTGGCAAGGCGCTGCAGGAACGCGCGATTCGTCACCACACCCTGGACATCCAGCGCGGCTAAAGCGCGGTTCAAGGTGGCAAGCGCAGCGTCACGGTCAGGGCCGTGAACAATCAGCTTGGCCAGCATGGGGTCGTAGTGCATGGAAACGTTGTCGCCACTCTCTACGCCGCTGTCTAAACGTACTTGGTCGCGGTCTAGCCCTGCGCCCTCTAAATCCAGTGCAAAGCGAGTGAGCAGGCCGGTGGCGGGCAGGAAGTCCTGCTCTGGGTCTTCGGCGTAAATCCGCGCTTCAAAGCTGTGGCCCGTGATGGTTAGCTCGTCTTGGGTGCAGGGGAGTGGCTCGCCCATTGCCACGCGCAGCTGCCATTCAACCAAGTCCTGGCCGGTGATCATTTCAGTAACGGGGTGCTCAACCTGCAGGCGGGTGTTCATCTCCATGAAGTAGAACGAGCCGTCAATATCTAACAGGAACTCAACGGTACCCGCGCCTACATAGCCAATCTCTTTGGCGGCGCGAACGGCGGCATCGCCCATGGCTTGGCGCAGCTCCAACGTCATGCCGGGGGCCGGAGCTTCCTCAATGACTTTTTGATGGCGGCGCTGAACGCTGCAGTCACGCTCGAAGAGGTAAACGCCGTTACCATGGCGATCGCAGAACACCTGGACTTCCACATGGCGGGGCTGCACTAGATACTTCTCAATGAGCATGCGGTCGTCGCCAAAGGCCGCCTTGGACTCCCGGCGGCAGCCGTCGAGTGCTGCTTTGAACCCTTCGCCGCTCTCTACAACACGCATGCCTTTACCACCGCCACCGGCGCTGGCTTTGAGCATCACGGGGTAGCCGATTTTGTCGGCCTCGGCGCGCAGCAGGTCATCGTCCTGATCATCGCCATGGTAGCCCGGCACCAAGGGCACGCCTGCGTTTGCCATGCGTGCTTTGGCGGCAGATTTGTCGCCCATGGCGGCAATCGCGGAGGCGGGTGGGCCAACAAAGGTAATGCCTGCCTGTTCAAGCGCTTTTACGAAGCCACCGTTTTCCGATAGAAAACCGTAGCCGGGGTGAATTGCGCCTGTGCCGGTACGCTTGGCAGCTTCAATCACCGCATCAACATTCAAATAGCTTTCGCGGGCGGCGGCGGGGCCTAAACGCACGGCTTCATCGGCTTCGCGCACATGGCGGGCAGTGGCGTCGGCATCTGAATAAACAGCGACAGTTTTAAGCCCCATCCGGCGGGCAGTGCGCATCACTCGGCAGGCAATTTCGCCGCGGTTAGCCACCAGCAGGGTATCGAACGTGTGTGTCTGAGCGTTGTTTTCAAGCGTCATGAGCGTGGCTCCGCAGCGTTGTTCTGTTCTTGAAGGCTGGACGGTTGCGTCCAGGCGGGGCGGCGCTTTTCAAAAAAGCTGGATAAGCCCTCTTGTCCCTCTTGGCTCACCCGTAATTTAGCGATGACCTGGCAGGTGTGTTCACGTGTGGCGTCAGCATCTGGCGCTTGTGCAACGCTTGCCAGCAGGGCTTTGGTGGCGCGTTGTGCTTGGGGCGAGCCGGCTAGCAGAGTTTCCAGCATAGCGTCTACTTCGGTATCTAGCGCCTCATGTTCCACCACCTTATGCGCTAAACCCAGCGCCAGCGCTATTTCGGCGTCTATGACCTCTGCCGTTAAAGCGTAGCGGCGCATTTGGCGCTCGCCCAGCGCACGCTGCACGTAAGGGCTGATGACGGCAGGCGAGAGGCCAATTTTGACTTCTGAGAGGCAGAATTTTGCCTTTCCTGACGCGATGACCACATCGCAACAGGCAGCTAACCCTACCGCACCGCCAAAGGCGGCACCCTGCACTCGGCACACCGTGGGGCAGGGCAGGGTATCCAGGCCATGCATTAAGGCTGACAGCTTGCGGGAGTCAGCGAGATTATCTTCTAAGTCGTAATCGACCATACGCTTCATCCAGTTCAGGTCAGCGCCTGCGGAGAAGCTTTTTCCCTCAGAACCGAGTACGACTGCCCGAACATCGCCAGCATTGGCCAGTTGATGCAGTTTTTCAAGGTGCGCATTGAGTTCGGCAATCAAGCTGTCGTCGAAGGCGTTATGCACCTCTGGGCGGTTTAGGGTCAGGCGCGCGATGCCGTTTTCAATCAGTAGGGTTGAGTAAGCCATGGTATTTGCCCCTTACATCCGGAACACGCCGAAGCGCGTCTCTTCGACTTCAGCATTCATCGCGGCCGCGAGCGAAAGTCCCAGCACATCGCGAGTTTGCAGCGGGTCGATAACGCCGTCATCCCACAGACGGGCGCTGGCATAGTAAGGGTGGCCCTGGTGCTCGTACTGATCGCGGGTGGGCTGTTTGAATGCCTCTTCTTCCTCTTTGGTCCACTCGCGCCCTTCGCGTTCATGTTGCTCGCGCTTCACCTGAGAAAGTACGCCTGCTGCCTGCTCGCCACCCATCACCGAAATACGCGCATTGGGCCACATAAACAGCAGGTTGGGATCGTAGGCGCGGCCGCACATGCCGTAGTTACCCGCGCCGAAGCTGCCGCCAATGAGCACTGTGAACTTAGGTACTTTGGCGCAGGCCACGGCGGTTACCAGCTTGGCGCCGTGCTTGGCGATGCCTTCGTGCTCATATTTAGAGCCGACCATAAAGCCGGTAATGTTCTGCAGGAACACCAGCGGGATCTTGCGCTGGGCGCACAGCTCAATAAAGTGAGCACCTTTGACGGCGCTTTCAGAGAACAGCACGCCGTTGTTGGCCACAATGCCTACTGGGTAGCCGTGGATATGGGCAAAGCCGGTCACCAACGTGTCGCCGTAGTAGCGTTTGAACTCGTCAAAGTCAGAATCATCGACCACACGGCCAATCACTTCGCGCACGTCGTAGGGTTTTTTAAGGTCGGTACCCACAATGCCGTAAAGCTCGGCGGGGTCGAGCTTGGGTGGTTTTGGCGCCTGCATGGCTAATTTGCCACGCTTTTGCCAGTTCAGACGCGATACACAGGCGCGGGCGAGCTGCAGCGCGTGGGCGTCGTTTTCGGCGTAGTGGTCGGCAACCCCACTGACTTTGGCGTGCACATCGGCGCCGCCCAAGTCTTCGGCGCTGATACTTTCGCCGGTGGCAGCTTTTACCAACGGCGGGCCGCCTAGGAAAATCGTGCCCTGCTCTTTAACGATGATGGATTCGTCCGCCATAGCAGGTACGTAAGCACCCCCTGCGGTACAGGAGCCCATCACCACGGCAATTTGTGGAATGCCTTCTGCCGACATAGTGGCTTGGTTGTAGAAAATGCGCCCGAAGTGGTCGCGGTCGGGGAACACCTCGTCCTGGCGGGGCAGGAAAGCACCGCCAGAATCGACTAAGTAGATGCACGGAAGGCGGTGCTTGCGGGCAATTTCCTGAGCGCGCAGGTGTTTTTTCACCGTTAGCGGAAAATACGTGCCGCCTTTTACCGTGGCATCGTTAGCCACAATCACGCACTCAACGCCAGATACCCGGCCAATGCCCGTTACTACGCCTGCTGCGGGTACGTCACTATCGTAAACGTGATGGGCTGCCAGGGCGGAAAACTCTAAAAAGGGCGAGCCTTCGTCAATTAAGTGGTCGATGCGATCACGCACGAATAACTTGCCGCGGCTTTCGTGGCGCTCACGAGCTTTAGGGCCACCGCCTTGGGCGACGGCGGCGGTTAACTCGCGTAGCTTGGAAACTTCCGCCAGCATTGAGGCCGCGTTGGTTTGAAAGACATCGCTGCGGGGATTGATCTGTGTAGAGAGTGTGCTCATGGCGCGGCCCTTACTTTGTTTCGGTGAAGAGTTCGCGGCCAATCAGCATCCGGCGAATTTCGCTGGTGCCCGCGCCAATTTCATACAGCTTCGCGTCGCGCAGCAGGCGTCCGGTGGGATACTCGTTGATATAACCGTTACCACCGAGTAGCTGAATAGAATCCAGGGCGACTTGGGTGGCTTTTTCGGCACAGTATAGAATCACCCCAGCGGCGTCTTTGCGCGACGTTTGGCCGCGATCGCAAGCACCTGCGACGGCGTATAAGTAGGCGCGGCACGCATTCAGCGTGGTGTACATATCGGCCACTTTGCCCTGCACGAGTTGGAACTCACCAATGGATTGGTTGAACTGCTTACGCTCATGGATATAGGGCATCACCACGTCCATGGCGGCTTGCATAATACCGATGGGGCCAGCGGCTAGAACGGCGCGTTCGTAGTCCAAACCGCTCATCAGTACGCGCACGCCTTTGCCGACGTCACCCAGTATGTTTTCGGCGGGTACACGGCAATCCTGGAACACTAGTTCGCAGGTGTTGGAGCCACGCATGCCCAGCTTGTCGAGTTTCTGCGCGGTCGAGAAGCCTTCCATGCCCTTTTCGATAATAAACGCGGTAATGCCTTTAGAGCCCGCGTCTGGGTCGGTTTTGGCGTACACCACCAGCACATCCGCATCAGGACCGTTGGTGATCCACATCTTATTGCCGTTAAGGATGTAGTGATCGCCATCTTGTTTTGCGCGCAGCTGCATGGAGACGACATCGGAACCTGCGCCCGGCTCGGACATTGCCAGCGCGCCTACGTGGTCGCCGCTGATCAACTTGGGCAGGTATTTCTCTTTTTGTGCAGCGGTGGCGTTAATCTTGAGCTGGTTGACGCACAGGTTGGAGTGCGCGCCGTAGGAGAGTGCGACCGAGGCGCTGGCGCGCGAAATTTCTTCCATAGCGATGCAGTGAGCTAGGTAGCCCATGCCACTACCGCCATCCTCTTCAGACACGGTAATACCCAGCAGGCCCATATCGCCAAACTTTTTCCAAAGGTCGTTAGGAAATTCGTTGGTGCGGTCGATTTCGGCAGCGCGGGGAGCAATTTCACTCGCGGCAAAGGCGTTGACCTGCTCGCGCAGCATGTTCAGTTCGTCGTCCAGGCCAAAATTAAGTTCTGAATAGTGTGAAAACATGGTCAATTACCTTGTGGTTGTTAATGGATGCTTTTCGTTCAGTTCTTCAAGTGCTTGTCGGCAGCGAATTTCGGCACTTTCAAGCTCAAGCTGCACCATGGTGATGTCTTTCATTTGTTGTTCGAGGGCGGCGCGGCGCTCTCCAATCTTGCTTAACATCAGGTGCAGCTGTTTTTCGCTGCCGCTACGGGTTTCATCCCACAGCTCGAAAAGTTCCCGAATTTCAGCGAGGGAAAATCCCAGGCGTTTGCCGCGTAGCGTTAGTTTCAGCCGGACACGATCTTTACTGCTGTATATGCGTGTTTGTCCCCGGCGGGCGGGGTGTAAAAGCTCTTGGTCTTCATAAAAGCGAATACTGCGCGTGGTGACATCGAACTCGCTGGCCAGCTCACTGATCGAGTAGGTTTTGCTCATTATCATGGTTCTCGTCAATAGGGGGATGTCCCTATGGAACACTGACCATGAGGCTAAAACAAGTTTACGTTAACGTAAAGCTGATATTGCTTTGCGTCGATAACCGTTGAATTTATTTAAGTGTATGAAAAATATAATTTTAAAGAGTTGTTGGTAGAGGTAACTTAGCCTGCGTAGACCAAAGTTGTAATTGTAATACCCTGCAAGTGATTGCTAGTTTGCACCTACACCTTACGTTCAGGTAAGGGTGCGTCGCCGGCTAACGATTTTCCGCTCCAGAGTAAACTGGCTGGTGCAAAGTCAGCACAAGAACAACAAGAGGCTTACCACTTCATGCGTGCAGACGATGTCAATAAGGGGCCAGTGCTCGAAACGCGAGGGCTGACCAAAGAGTTCCGCGGCTTTACCGCCGTTGATGATGTGAACCTTCAAGTCCAAGAAGGGCATATTCACGCCCTTATCGGGCCTAACGGTGCAGGTAAAACAACCGTTTTTAACCTGTTAACCAAGTTTTTACCGCCTACTCGCGGTGAGATCCTCTATCGCGGCAAACCTATCACCAGTAAAAAGTCCAACGAGATAGCCCAGCTTGGCTTAGTGCGCTCGTTTCAGATTTCGGCCGTGTTTGCCCACATGACCGCGCTAGAAAACGTTCGTGTTGCCCTGCAGCGCCAGTTGGGCACTTCTTTTCACTTTTGGAAGTCGGAAAAGTCGCTCGACCATCTTAACGATCGCGCCATCGAGCTGTTGGAAGAAGTGGGCTTAAGAGAGTACGCCGACACCTTAACGGTAGAAATGCCTTACGGCCGCAAACGTGCCTTGGAAGTGGCCACGACGCTAGCGCTTGACCCCAAAATGATGCTGCTGGATGAACCTACCCAGGGCATGGGCGCTGAAGATGTTGACCGCATCGTGGCGCTGATTAAGCGTGTCTCACAAGGACGCACGGTATTGATGGTGGAACACAACTTAAGCGTGGTAAGCCGGTTATGTGACCGCATTACTGTTCTAGCGCGTGGCGCCGTGTTAGCAGAAGGCGACTATGACGAGGTTTCCCGCAACCCGCTGGTGCGTGAGGCTTACATGGGTAGTGAAGCTGCTGAAGAGGAGGCTGCTGTATGAATACTGCCGAGGCGTATGAGTCACACGAAGCGTCCGATTCGCAGACATTGGAAATGTTGCGGGTAAATGATCTGCATGCTTTTTACGGCGAATCGCATATTCTGCACGGCGTGAATTTTGATGTTAAACGTGGCGAGTTGGTGACCCTATTAGGTCGAAATGGCGCAGGGCGCAGCACTACCCTTAAAGCCATTATGAATATGGTGGGACGACGCACCGGCTCTATCGTCATTAACGGTAACGAAACGCTGCGTATGAAGCCGCACCATATTCCTCGGCTGGGTATTGGTTACTGCCCGGAAGAGCGGGGGATTTTTGCAAGTTTGGATGTACACGAAAATCTATTGCTACCGCCCACCGTGCGCTCAGGCGGCATGAGCCTAGATGAAATCTATGGCATGTTCCCCAATTTGTATGAGCGCCGAAAAAGCCAGGGGACGCGGCTTTCAGGCGGTGAGCAGCAGATGTTGGCCATGGCGCGTATTTTGCGCACCGGGGCTAGGTTATTGCTGCTTGATGAAATTACCGAGGGGTTGGCACCGGTTATCGTGCAGAAATTAGCTGAGGTGTTAATCCAGTTGAAAGAGCGCGGTATGACCATTGTGCTGGTGGAGCAGAACTTCCGCTTTGCGGCCCCTTTAGCGGATCGCCACTTCGTGATGGATCATGGTCAGATTGTGGAAGAGATCACCGCGGCACAGCTGCCATCTCGCCGTGATCATCTCAACAGTATGTTGGGGGTGTAGCAACGACCGAAGCTGGGGGGTTAACAACCACCGAGATTAATAACGCAGTACTTAAAAAAACAGTACTTAAAAAACGGTACTAAAAACGCTGAACGCTCTATAAAACACTTAATAACGTCGTAACACAAAAACAAAGGCCTTAAGGGCCAGGAGACGAACATGACCTTCATGAAAAAAACGCTGACCGCCAGCATCGCTGTTGCCGCTGCTTCCACCATGGCTATTTCAACCGCTCAGGCTGACATGAGCGATGGTGAAGTTCGCATTGGTTATCTGGCAGATATGTCAGGTACGTATCGTGACCTTGCCGGGCCAGGTGGGCAAACGGCTATGGAAATGGCCGTGGCAGATTTTGGTGGCAGTGTTAATGGCGCCCCCATTGTTATTTTTAGTGCGGATGACCGTAACAGCGCAGACGTGGGTGCGAACACGGTACGCGAATGGATTGATCAGCGTAACGTGGATATGGTGGGCGGCCTTGTGGCGTCTTCGGTCACTATCGCGGTTACCCGTGTGCTTGAAGAGAACAACGGCCTGGGCATCGTATCCGGCTCTGCGGCGTCAAGCATTACCAATGAACACTGCACGCCAAACCACATTCACTGGGTGTATGACACTTACCCGCTGGCCAACGGTACCGCACAAGCCGTTGTAGAACAGGGCGGCGACACGTGGTTCATGCTGACCGCAGACTACGCCTTCGGCCACGCGCTTGAGGGTGACGTAACACGCGTCGTAGAAGAGAGTGGTGGTGAAGTAGTGGGCGGCGTTCGCCATCCGTTCCCCACTAGCGATTTCTCTTCTTACATTCTCCAGGCGCAAGGCTCTGGAGCCAAAATTGTGGGTCTGGCTAACGCAGGTGCGGATACCGTCAACGCGATCACCACGGCTAGCCAGTTCGGTCTTGTTCAAAGCGGTCAGCAGTTAGCGGGTCTGCTTATCTTCCTAAATGACGTTCACGCCCTAGGCCTGGAAGCTACCCAAGGCCTGCTGCTTACCACTGGCTGGTACTGGGACATGGATGAAGAGGCCCGTGCGTGGTCTGAGCGTTACTACGAAGAGATGGGCCGTATGCCGACGATGGTGCAAGCGGGTATCTATTCCAGCACCATGCACTACCTAAAAGCCGTAGAAGCAGCGGGTACCGATGACCCTGAAGTGGTACGTGCCCAGATGGCAGAAATGCCCGTTGATGACTTCTTTGCCCGCAACGGCACCATTCGTGAAGATGGCCGCATGATTCACGATATGTACCTGGCCCAGGTGAAAACACCGGAAGAGTCTACCGGTGAGTGGGATCTCTATGAAATCCTCAGCACCATTCCCGCCGAAGAAGCCTACCGTCCGCTTTCCGAGAGTCAGTGCAAGCTGGTTCAAAACTAAAACGGGTCTAGAAACGTTTGAAAGCATAGGGCCTATGGCAGCGATTCAGGCTTAGCCATTCACAGCCTTGAAGCGTTATTACATAAGCAATACCCACGGGTGGCAGCAGGTGCTGCTACCCGCTTGGCGGCGAGGAGAGTCATACCATGACGATGATATTCGGCGTGCCACTGGCCGTGTTTATGGGCCAGCTAACGCTTGGGCTTGTGAACGGTGCCTTTTACGCACTGCTTAGTTTGGGCCTGGCGGTCATCTTCGGCCTACTGAAGATCGTCAACTTTGCCCATGGGGCACAATACATGCTGGGGGCCTTCGCCGCGCTGTTAGGCTTTCGCTACTTAGGCATTAACTACTGGTTAGCACTGCTCTTGGTGCCGCTGGTGGTCGGTGGTTTTGGCATGTTGATGGAGCGCTTCTTGCTGCGTCGTATTGCCCATTTGGATCACCTTTACGGGCTACTGCTAACGTTCGGGTTAGCGCTGATTTTTGAAGGCACGCTGGTCAACTTCTTCGGGGTTTCCGGCGCGCGTTATGCCACTCCAGAGGTACTTCAAGGGGGGCTTAACCTTGGCTTTATGTTCCTGCCTACTTACCGCGCCTGGGTACTGGTAGCGGCGTTGGCAATGTGTCTATTCACCTGGTTCATGATTGAGCGCACTCGCTTGGGCGCCTATCTACGGGCGGGTACAGAAAACTCCCAGCTTATGCAGGCATTTGGGGTTAACGTACCGCTGCTAATTACCCTTACCTATGGCTTTGGTGTTGCACTGGCTGCGTTTGCGGGCGTTCTGGCAGCTCCGCTATACCCGGTTTCACCTACCATGGGCTCAAGCCTACTGATTGTGGTGTTTGCCGTGGTGGTTATCGGGGGAATGGGCTCCATTCTGGGGGCGATTCTTACCGGCTTAGGCATGGGGGTTATCGAAGGCTTAACCAAAGTGTATTACCCGGAAGCCTCTAA from Halomonas sp. 7T harbors:
- a CDS encoding acetyl/propionyl/methylcrotonyl-CoA carboxylase subunit alpha, with the protein product MTLENNAQTHTFDTLLVANRGEIACRVMRTARRMGLKTVAVYSDADATARHVREADEAVRLGPAAARESYLNVDAVIEAAKRTGTGAIHPGYGFLSENGGFVKALEQAGITFVGPPASAIAAMGDKSAAKARMANAGVPLVPGYHGDDQDDDLLRAEADKIGYPVMLKASAGGGGKGMRVVESGEGFKAALDGCRRESKAAFGDDRMLIEKYLVQPRHVEVQVFCDRHGNGVYLFERDCSVQRRHQKVIEEAPAPGMTLELRQAMGDAAVRAAKEIGYVGAGTVEFLLDIDGSFYFMEMNTRLQVEHPVTEMITGQDLVEWQLRVAMGEPLPCTQDELTITGHSFEARIYAEDPEQDFLPATGLLTRFALDLEGAGLDRDQVRLDSGVESGDNVSMHYDPMLAKLIVHGPDRDAALATLNRALAALDVQGVVTNRAFLQRLANHPGFKNVELDTRFIERNEATLFAPRSYSTEAYASAALIGLNQLAQECESDSPWDRHDGFRLNAPHTIRIALCDPASAQAADSDEAVVIVEGKRESGESLWNLTIGDETLTASLQSLTGDAVAVTLNGHRRRLQARRDGHVVVMAEPSGETRLFWRRIDAIDHGHHEAESTLTAPMNGTVVALLVEPGAAVEKGMPLMVMEAMKMEHTMTAPADGSVESFHFQAGDTVSQGDVLLDFAPSE
- a CDS encoding enoyl-CoA hydratase/isomerase family protein: MAYSTLLIENGIARLTLNRPEVHNAFDDSLIAELNAHLEKLHQLANAGDVRAVVLGSEGKSFSAGADLNWMKRMVDYDLEDNLADSRKLSALMHGLDTLPCPTVCRVQGAAFGGAVGLAACCDVVIASGKAKFCLSEVKIGLSPAVISPYVQRALGERQMRRYALTAEVIDAEIALALGLAHKVVEHEALDTEVDAMLETLLAGSPQAQRATKALLASVAQAPDADATREHTCQVIAKLRVSQEGQEGLSSFFEKRRPAWTQPSSLQEQNNAAEPRS
- a CDS encoding carboxyl transferase domain-containing protein; the protein is MSTLSTQINPRSDVFQTNAASMLAEVSKLRELTAAVAQGGGPKARERHESRGKLFVRDRIDHLIDEGSPFLEFSALAAHHVYDSDVPAAGVVTGIGRVSGVECVIVANDATVKGGTYFPLTVKKHLRAQEIARKHRLPCIYLVDSGGAFLPRQDEVFPDRDHFGRIFYNQATMSAEGIPQIAVVMGSCTAGGAYVPAMADESIIVKEQGTIFLGGPPLVKAATGESISAEDLGGADVHAKVSGVADHYAENDAHALQLARACVSRLNWQKRGKLAMQAPKPPKLDPAELYGIVGTDLKKPYDVREVIGRVVDDSDFDEFKRYYGDTLVTGFAHIHGYPVGIVANNGVLFSESAVKGAHFIELCAQRKIPLVFLQNITGFMVGSKYEHEGIAKHGAKLVTAVACAKVPKFTVLIGGSFGAGNYGMCGRAYDPNLLFMWPNARISVMGGEQAAGVLSQVKREQHEREGREWTKEEEEAFKQPTRDQYEHQGHPYYASARLWDDGVIDPLQTRDVLGLSLAAAMNAEVEETRFGVFRM
- a CDS encoding isovaleryl-CoA dehydrogenase, with amino-acid sequence MFSHYSELNFGLDDELNMLREQVNAFAASEIAPRAAEIDRTNEFPNDLWKKFGDMGLLGITVSEEDGGSGMGYLAHCIAMEEISRASASVALSYGAHSNLCVNQLKINATAAQKEKYLPKLISGDHVGALAMSEPGAGSDVVSMQLRAKQDGDHYILNGNKMWITNGPDADVLVVYAKTDPDAGSKGITAFIIEKGMEGFSTAQKLDKLGMRGSNTCELVFQDCRVPAENILGDVGKGVRVLMSGLDYERAVLAAGPIGIMQAAMDVVMPYIHERKQFNQSIGEFQLVQGKVADMYTTLNACRAYLYAVAGACDRGQTSRKDAAGVILYCAEKATQVALDSIQLLGGNGYINEYPTGRLLRDAKLYEIGAGTSEIRRMLIGRELFTETK
- a CDS encoding MerR family transcriptional regulator; the protein is MSKTYSISELASEFDVTTRSIRFYEDQELLHPARRGQTRIYSSKDRVRLKLTLRGKRLGFSLAEIRELFELWDETRSGSEKQLHLMLSKIGERRAALEQQMKDITMVQLELESAEIRCRQALEELNEKHPLTTTR
- a CDS encoding ABC transporter ATP-binding protein; amino-acid sequence: MRADDVNKGPVLETRGLTKEFRGFTAVDDVNLQVQEGHIHALIGPNGAGKTTVFNLLTKFLPPTRGEILYRGKPITSKKSNEIAQLGLVRSFQISAVFAHMTALENVRVALQRQLGTSFHFWKSEKSLDHLNDRAIELLEEVGLREYADTLTVEMPYGRKRALEVATTLALDPKMMLLDEPTQGMGAEDVDRIVALIKRVSQGRTVLMVEHNLSVVSRLCDRITVLARGAVLAEGDYDEVSRNPLVREAYMGSEAAEEEAAV
- a CDS encoding ABC transporter ATP-binding protein, whose amino-acid sequence is MNTAEAYESHEASDSQTLEMLRVNDLHAFYGESHILHGVNFDVKRGELVTLLGRNGAGRSTTLKAIMNMVGRRTGSIVINGNETLRMKPHHIPRLGIGYCPEERGIFASLDVHENLLLPPTVRSGGMSLDEIYGMFPNLYERRKSQGTRLSGGEQQMLAMARILRTGARLLLLDEITEGLAPVIVQKLAEVLIQLKERGMTIVLVEQNFRFAAPLADRHFVMDHGQIVEEITAAQLPSRRDHLNSMLGV
- a CDS encoding ABC transporter substrate-binding protein — translated: MTFMKKTLTASIAVAAASTMAISTAQADMSDGEVRIGYLADMSGTYRDLAGPGGQTAMEMAVADFGGSVNGAPIVIFSADDRNSADVGANTVREWIDQRNVDMVGGLVASSVTIAVTRVLEENNGLGIVSGSAASSITNEHCTPNHIHWVYDTYPLANGTAQAVVEQGGDTWFMLTADYAFGHALEGDVTRVVEESGGEVVGGVRHPFPTSDFSSYILQAQGSGAKIVGLANAGADTVNAITTASQFGLVQSGQQLAGLLIFLNDVHALGLEATQGLLLTTGWYWDMDEEARAWSERYYEEMGRMPTMVQAGIYSSTMHYLKAVEAAGTDDPEVVRAQMAEMPVDDFFARNGTIREDGRMIHDMYLAQVKTPEESTGEWDLYEILSTIPAEEAYRPLSESQCKLVQN
- a CDS encoding branched-chain amino acid ABC transporter permease, which codes for MTMIFGVPLAVFMGQLTLGLVNGAFYALLSLGLAVIFGLLKIVNFAHGAQYMLGAFAALLGFRYLGINYWLALLLVPLVVGGFGMLMERFLLRRIAHLDHLYGLLLTFGLALIFEGTLVNFFGVSGARYATPEVLQGGLNLGFMFLPTYRAWVLVAALAMCLFTWFMIERTRLGAYLRAGTENSQLMQAFGVNVPLLITLTYGFGVALAAFAGVLAAPLYPVSPTMGSSLLIVVFAVVVIGGMGSILGAILTGLGMGVIEGLTKVYYPEASNTVIFLVMILVLMLRPAGLFGKEA